Proteins encoded by one window of Amaranthus tricolor cultivar Red isolate AtriRed21 chromosome 4, ASM2621246v1, whole genome shotgun sequence:
- the LOC130810325 gene encoding FCS-Like Zinc finger 1 isoform X2 has translation MGSFAKSRSMFYGGCEDLYNTHQPHFLDSCFLCNKPLKPNKDIFMYRGNTPFCSDDCRQEQIDIDEAKERPWKLRATLRKAENPAKSGSKKAVIGRG, from the exons atgggTTCTTTTGCAAAATCAAGATCTATGTTCTATGGTGGATGTGAAGATTTATACAATACCCATCAACCCCATTTTCTTGATTCTTGTTTTCTTTGCAATAAACCACTTAAACCCAACAAAGACATTTTTATGTACAG GGGAAATACACCATTTTGCAGCGATGATTGTAGACAAGAGCAAATAGATATAGATGAAGCAAAAGAAAGACCTTGGAAATTAAGGGCAACCCTAAGAAAAGCAGAAAACCCTGCAAAATCTGGGTCTAAAAAAGCT GTAATTGGCAGGGGATAG
- the LOC130810325 gene encoding FCS-Like Zinc finger 3 isoform X1: protein MGSFAKSRSMFYGGCEDLYNTHQPHFLDSCFLCNKPLKPNKDIFMYRGNTPFCSDDCRQEQIDIDEAKERPWKLRATLRKAENPAKSGSKKAVRTGTVAVA from the exons atgggTTCTTTTGCAAAATCAAGATCTATGTTCTATGGTGGATGTGAAGATTTATACAATACCCATCAACCCCATTTTCTTGATTCTTGTTTTCTTTGCAATAAACCACTTAAACCCAACAAAGACATTTTTATGTACAG GGGAAATACACCATTTTGCAGCGATGATTGTAGACAAGAGCAAATAGATATAGATGAAGCAAAAGAAAGACCTTGGAAATTAAGGGCAACCCTAAGAAAAGCAGAAAACCCTGCAAAATCTGGGTCTAAAAAAGCTGTAAGAACTGGAACTGTTGCAGTTGCTTAA